The following DNA comes from Capsicum annuum cultivar UCD-10X-F1 chromosome 7, UCD10Xv1.1, whole genome shotgun sequence.
GTATATTGACTGATTTAATACGGTATTGAACCTAGTACAAGACATTTAGGCTTATGTCTAATTGTTAGGAATAAATATAAGGTACAAGAAGAACATTCGAAGTAAGAAGAAATATACAATTTGAAACAAATAAcctattgtatatatataatgatgatgTGAAAATTAACAATTGAAAAGCCCCCACTAGAAGCTagtgtttcaaatatttttcattcacacacaCCTACAAGGGAGTACGTACATGCTTGCTCTTTAATCATGTCACAGTTCACAGGGTGTAAGCTATCAAATAGCTAAATTAAAGATAATTTGGCTAATAATAATTTACATATACATCGAACAAAAGATATTAAGTTCAcatgatctcaaaatattatgattaAGATAAGCTCATCAACTTGGATCGTAGCACTGCAAGATCAATATCCCCTCTTGTATTCATCTGCACATAAATATGTTCCAAATATGTTCAGTTCTTTCAATTAGGTAAAATTGAGATTTCAACACACACAAAGTCAATAACATAGTTTATCTTGAGACAGGGTTCGAGAAATAAACATTTTGAAATGAATTTAAGTTTAGTGCATCGTCCGTGTAGTTTATTTTACATCATCAGGTAACTTTTACCTGCTGTAGTAAGTTATCAATTTCttgggaaaaaatataaaaatggatgACCTGCTACAACAGGTAAAAGTCACCTGAtggtataaaaaaaaattacactaacATTATACCAAACTTAAACTCTTTTGAAATATATGATCTTCGATATATCATAATAGTTGTATGtctaaaacttttaaaatttggagCCGTAAACATGCAATAGTATTTAGGTAACTATAGaagttaattttaaatatatagaaCTGTATCATTCTATTCTGAATAGATTAATAAAAAAACGATGTCACATAAATGAAACAAAGAAATATATAAGttgaaaaaataatgtaaatatatatacacactgtTAACTTTTTTATGTCTATTGTAAAAgataatcttctttatttttcaatatattcAAACCTCTTTATAGTGACAACATTTGTCCAAAAACTTCATGGCTCTTATAGAGagatgcatttatatatatatatataccgaaATTAGACGTTCAGATTTCATTTTAGCTGTTATAtacaaaaatatgcaaaattagaAAGAGTATGAATATATAAAAGGCAAACATTAATAACTTTTTCCTCGTGAAGTTATGAAATAACTGATGTAcactatataaatatattttttcccttAAAATTAGATATTCGTGCTTGAAATATACTGTATGCATGACATTAACAATGATTATCgtaaataatttgatattttattttatacataatatgtttcttataaaatattattacataatatttgagtatgttgttataaaaatgtaattttataaAGAATGTACCGTTATAATAAACATCATTATTGTTATAGGTAGAATATAGttataaagtaaaatataatataaaaaattgatttctaaaaaaatcaaattgatatAATGAAATGTTGTTATAACGAGATGACATGACTTGTGACTGTATATATAAGTTGAACAGTGTATTAATGTGATTCTTTCTCTTACTTAGGTAAGCAATCCTATGATTAAccatttatttattgttatttttgtattttattcaatTCGTACTTAGTGGCACTCTATAAATATATTGGGCAAATTTCCTCCTCCTTTTAAAAACAAAAGAACCATGGGTGACACAAATGCATGCATGACTCTTGACTAAATGTCAAAGAGACTAAGATATCAATATAATTACCAAATTACACTACAAGAAAATTGCAAATGTTTTGATAGGATTTAAATTGCATATGACATTTGTAATTGATTTCTAATCAGAAATTCTTTATCGATGAGTCAATTTTGACGATATATATGTGAGAAATTAGCGACCTTTTGATAATATTAGCCTGGGAGAGATATTATTGAGGTTTTATTCCCTCGCTTGATTTCAAgctaattttgttattttttcttttttaaaaggaCGCAAAAAAGTACACACTATAAAAAATTGAGATAAGAGAAGACCAATCAGCTTACCTTAGATTGAATAATGTGAAAAAGGCTTTGATCAACTGTGGAGGAAACACAACTACTAACAATAAATCCTTCTTTCATAACAACTTTAAGCACTTTTGATAGAGATAGCTCTCCTTTTATACAAATTTTCACTCCTTCATTGCAAGATTTCACTATTATtctatcttcattatcatcatttaaTTTCATAGAGGATGAAGATGGTGCCAATTGAGAGCTACAAATAGTACTTTTCAATTGTTTCAAAGcttctctctttctttccaaGTCCTCTATGTCCTTCCTCAAATCTTTTACATAATCCACAATCTGTTCAAGATGATCAGATATAGACCTCTTTCCCTATATCATCATTGAAAAAGCAAGGTTAGATTTATATAATAACTACCACAAAAGGTAGTTCTTGAGACTTGAGGTAATGATTATGTAGGATACTATATGAAAAAGCAAATTACCACGTCCCGGACGAATTAGAGACTCCCTGACACCTAGGATCGGACATTTGGAGCGTGGATAGTATACATGAAGTTCAATATCAAGTAAACAAAAAATTGGGATATATAGACCAGCTGACTAACTATAATACCATCATAAAAGATGAATCTTGAGCCTAACTCAGTCCCAAAATGTTAGCTCTTAAAATGAGAATTGTCTAAAACAATATAAGAAAACAATTTAATTACCCGTCCCATA
Coding sequences within:
- the LOC107877379 gene encoding transcription factor bHLH126-like, translating into MDDSEFDFVQLDQLFNFLSSSLSPPSPPTTLQNQDSSISLQTQNSNHVPKKKPIVTNHHHQVMKKKPIKITNINNDDQVQNPRKEKEMIAEKKKVLRRDVERQRRRDMAKLYQRLRLLIPSKYLMGKRSISDHLEQIVDYVKDLRKDIEDLERKREALKQLKSTICSSQLAPSSSSMKLNDDNEDRIIVKSCNEGVKICIKGELSLSKVLKVVMKEGFIVSSCVSSTVDQSLFHIIQSKMNTRGDIDLAVLRSKLMSLS